A stretch of Fulvia fulva chromosome 4, complete sequence DNA encodes these proteins:
- a CDS encoding ATP-dependent RNA helicase, mitochondrial, with protein sequence MRRAFQTCSASLPRSLSTLAPASRTAQQCFRPSQLSTSTLSNLPAITRTLHLSARLQQQAAAYEDDIPSTDGAKAPITKFAELETRGVIHKNVVQALTRDMGLETMTDVQSATINEALKGTDIIAQAKTGTGKTMAFLLPILQNIISVDPDLAHRTGGRRGPRTTADDIRALIISPTRELAEQIAEEAKKLTRNTGVIVQTAVGGTQKSAGLRAIQRDGCHLLVGTPGRLKDILTDPYTRVEAPDLSALVFDEADRLLDQGFWPEIQEIMRLLPTSAEVNRQTMMFSATIPKEVVNLVRSTLKPGFQFVKCVREDEEPTHARVPQKMVAIGGFENSLPTLVEICQKGIENSRNEGARPFKAIVYYNSTAEVTLAASTLQGLQSMGHEGRDGFGSSHPWSPARVHEIHAKLTQSQRTRAAEDFKNCKSGLLISSDVTARGMDFPNVTHVIQMGLPTSREQYIHRIGRTARAGKEGEGWIVLNRIEADEARSRLRGLPLQKDTTLSIPALDLTKASDVPASAGRILSMYQKAVQRVPMSEKARVYLAQLGVFAWYPRKSELVESMNNLSQFGWGLRTPPAVPHGLATKLRIDRIEGIVIGDSEAFADRDRRGGGPPGRGPPRRALDDFGPPRGRGGGGFGGRDGGFGGRDSGFGGRGGDRGDRGGFGGREDRYGGRSGGRGDDGGRPSYGGGGNRGGDRAPRRPAYDDPFN encoded by the coding sequence ATGCGCAGAGCTTTCCAGACATGTTCAGCATCTCTCCCCCGATCTCTTTCGACATTGGCGCCAGCTAGTCGAACAGCGCAGCAATGCTTCAGACCATCACAACTCTCGACGAGCACATTGTCGAACCTCCCAGCCATCACTAGGACACTCCACCTCTCCGCCAGACTACAGCAGCAAGCTGCCGCGTACGAGGATGACATCCCCAGCACAGATGGTGCCAAAGCACCCATCACCAAGTTCGCAGAGCTCGAGACGAGAGGCGTCATCCACAAGAACGTCGTCCAGGCCCTGACCAGAGACATGGGTCTTGAGACGATGACTGACGTGCAGAGCGCCACCATCAACGAAGCACTCAAGGGCACCGATATCATCGCTCAGGCAAAGACGGGCACTGGAAAGACAATGGCCTTCCTGTTGCCCATCTTGCAAAACATCATCAGCGTCGATCCGGACCTCGCGCACCGCACAGGAGGGAGGCGAGGACCACGCACGACCGCAGACGACATCCGCGCCCTCATCATCTCCCCGACCCGAGAGTTGGCAGAGCAGATCGCTGAAGAGGCGAAGAAGTTGACGAGAAACACGGGTGTCATCGTGCAAACAGCCGTTGGCGGCACACAAAAGAGCGCAGGACTGAGGGCGATACAGAGAGACGGCTGCCATCTGCTGGTCGGCACACCGGGTCGTCTGAAGGACATCTTGACCGATCCATATACCCGCGTGGAGGCGCCAGACCTCTCTGCGCTCGTCTTTGATGAGGCCGACAGACTGCTCGATCAGGGCTTCTGGCCGGAGATCCAAGAGATCATGCGACTGCTCCCAACATCAGCGGAGGTCAACCGCCAGACCATGATGTTCTCAGCCACTATCCCCAAGGAAGTTGTCAACCTCGTCCGCAGCACTCTCAAGCCTGGCTTCCAATTCGTCAAGTGCGTCCGAGAGGACGAGGAGCCAACACACGCGAGAGTGCCACAGAAGATGGTCGCAATCGGTGGTTTCGAGAACTCTCTACCTACACTCGTCGAGATTTGCCAGAAGGGCATTGAAAACTCAAGGAATGAGGGCGCAAGGCCTTTCAAAGCCATCGTATATTACAACAGTACAGCAGAGGTCACGCTTGCTGCTTCCACACTGCAGGGTCTGCAGTCAATGGGTCATGAAGGACGAGACGGCTTTGGCTCGAGCCATCCATGGTCACCAGCACGCGTTCACGAGATCCACGCCAAACTCACTCAATCGCAACGTACACGCGCGGCAGAGGACTTCAAGAACTGCAAGTCCGGTCTACTCATCTCTTCAGATGTGACTGCACGCGGTATGGACTTCCCCAACGTTACCCATGTCATCCAGATGGGTCTGCCGACTAGCCGCGAACAGTACATTCACCGCATTGGCCGTACTGCCCGTGCAGGCAAGGAGGGAGAAGGCTGGATCGTGCTTAACCGCATTGAGGCAGATGAAGCACGCAGCCGACTCCGTGGCCTGCCACTTCAAAAGGATACCACTCTTTCGATCCCGGCTCTCGACTTGACCAAGGCTTCCGACGTACCTGCTAGCGCTGGCAGGATCCTCAGCATGTATCAAAAGGCTGTTCAGCGCGTGCCCATGTCTGAGAAGGCCAGGGTGTACCTTGCTCAGCTCGGTGTCTTTGCCTGGTACCCACGAAAGAGCGAGCTGGTGGAGAGCATGAACAACCTGTCTCAGTTCGGATGGGGCCTTAGGACCCCTCCGGCTGTGCCACACGGTCTCGCGACGAAGCTTCGTATTGACAGAATCGAGGGCATCGTCATCGGGGACAGCGAAGCCTTTGCTGACCGTGACCGTCGTGGTGGTGGTCCACCAGGCCGTGGGCCCCCGCGTCGCGCACTTGACGACTTTGGACCACCCCGTGGACGTGGCGGTGGCGGCTTTGGTGGTAGAGACGGCGGCTTTGGTGGCCGAGACAGCGGCTTTGGTGGTCGAGGTGGTGACAGAGGTGACAGGGGTGGATTTGGCGGCCGAGAAGATCGCTATGGAGGACGAAGCGGTGGTCGCGGAGACGATGGCGGACGCCCGTCCTACGGCGGTGGTGGCAACCGTGGCGGTGACCGCGCTCCACGCCGACCTGCCTATGACGACCCTTTCAACTAA